One part of the Candidatus Flexicrinis affinis genome encodes these proteins:
- a CDS encoding toxin-antitoxin system HicB family antitoxin, giving the protein MSAVNVRLPKSLHAAVRALAAEEGISINQLISQAVAEKVAALKTEDYLKSRAARADRAKFEAVLAKVPDVEPEEWDKIDD; this is encoded by the coding sequence ATGAGTGCAGTGAATGTAAGACTGCCAAAATCCTTGCACGCGGCTGTAAGGGCACTTGCCGCGGAAGAAGGGATATCGATAAATCAGCTCATTTCACAGGCCGTGGCCGAGAAAGTCGCTGCACTAAAAACAGAGGACTACCTCAAGTCCCGCGCTGCCAGAGCCGACCGCGCCAAGTTCGAGGCTGTCTTGGCAAAGGTTCCGGATGTCGAGCCTGAGGAATGGGATAAGATCGACGACTAG
- a CDS encoding threonylcarbamoyl-AMP synthase, which yields MDYSAKTIILHVDPAAPEPDVIAKAAEYIRAGRLVAFPTETVYGLGANALDPEAVERIYRAKRRPANDPLITHIAQPTDLYRLAEHIPAWVEPLVQAFWPGPLTLVLRRAGHVPANLAAGLPTVAVRMPIHPVARALIEASKTPIAAPSANTFTRPSATTAAHVLEDLYGRVDVVIDGGPTTLGLESTVLDLTQDPPVVLRPGGVVIEDLRRLIPEIRVVSQYLGDEDEASPSPGQLLRHYAPRARLMLYEGPATAVRTAISDTAARYIANGRRVGILTVNEDAAHYTQLGARIIALGEQHDHAAIGRVLFGALRALDGQGVDVILAPLLDAEGLGAAIRDRLLRAAEGKVFHVGQPDEHPAPHEA from the coding sequence ATGGACTACTCGGCGAAGACCATCATCTTGCACGTCGATCCGGCCGCGCCAGAGCCGGATGTGATCGCCAAAGCCGCCGAGTACATCCGCGCTGGAAGGCTGGTCGCCTTCCCGACCGAAACCGTTTACGGCCTTGGGGCGAACGCACTCGACCCCGAGGCCGTTGAGCGTATTTACCGGGCCAAACGGCGCCCGGCCAACGACCCGCTTATCACGCACATCGCACAACCGACCGACTTGTACCGGCTCGCCGAGCACATTCCGGCGTGGGTCGAGCCGCTTGTGCAGGCCTTCTGGCCCGGGCCGCTGACGCTGGTCCTCAGGCGAGCTGGCCACGTGCCCGCTAACCTCGCGGCAGGCTTACCGACCGTCGCAGTACGCATGCCGATCCATCCTGTCGCACGGGCGCTGATCGAAGCGTCGAAAACGCCGATCGCGGCCCCGAGCGCCAACACCTTCACCCGCCCCAGCGCCACCACCGCCGCGCACGTCCTCGAAGACCTGTACGGTCGTGTCGACGTGGTGATCGACGGCGGCCCGACGACGCTCGGCCTCGAGTCGACGGTGCTGGACCTCACGCAGGACCCGCCGGTGGTGCTGCGCCCGGGCGGCGTCGTGATCGAAGACCTGCGCCGGCTGATCCCCGAAATCCGTGTCGTCTCGCAATATCTCGGCGATGAGGACGAAGCATCGCCGTCGCCGGGGCAGCTGCTGCGCCATTACGCGCCGCGTGCGCGGTTGATGCTGTACGAAGGGCCGGCCACCGCCGTGCGCACGGCGATCAGCGATACGGCCGCGCGCTATATCGCCAATGGTCGGCGTGTGGGTATCCTGACTGTCAACGAGGATGCCGCGCACTATACACAGCTCGGCGCGCGGATCATCGCGCTCGGCGAGCAGCACGATCACGCCGCTATCGGCCGCGTGCTGTTCGGCGCCTTGCGTGCGCTCGACGGGCAGGGCGTCGACGTCATCCTTGCGCCGCTACTTGATGCCGAAGGGCTTGGAGCGGCGATCCGCGACCGGCTGCTGCGCGCGGCCGAGGGCAAGGTGTTCCACGTCGGTCAGCCCGACGAACACCCCGCGCCGCACGAGGCGTAG
- a CDS encoding putative toxin-antitoxin system toxin component, PIN family, whose protein sequence is MHRIVLDTNVVVAALRSRNGASFAVMSRLDSDEFVTCLSVPVVIEYEAVAMRLVGSTHSVSRDDIEGLVDYMCKVGVPHVIDFLWRPFLRDANDDMILELAVNARCDFIVTHNIRDFRGVERFGIQSITPKEFLKLLEVQP, encoded by the coding sequence ATGCATCGCATCGTGTTGGACACTAATGTCGTCGTGGCCGCGCTACGTTCGCGAAACGGCGCGTCGTTCGCCGTCATGTCGCGTTTGGACTCTGATGAGTTTGTAACGTGCTTGTCAGTTCCGGTCGTGATCGAGTATGAGGCAGTGGCAATGCGACTTGTTGGATCGACCCATTCGGTATCAAGAGATGATATTGAAGGCCTCGTGGACTACATGTGTAAGGTAGGCGTGCCGCACGTCATTGACTTTCTGTGGCGGCCTTTTCTTCGTGATGCCAACGACGACATGATTCTGGAACTGGCTGTCAATGCGCGCTGCGACTTCATCGTCACTCACAACATACGCGACTTTCGCGGAGTCGAGAGGTTCGGGATTCAGTCGATCACACCGAAAGAGTTCCTGAAGCTGCTGGAGGTGCAGCCATGA